GAATCCCTTGGTCATTGTGGTTATAACCCATTTTTAAAAGTCCTGAAAAGGACTTTTTTTTACCCATAATTTTTTTGCGCATCAAAGTTTCACCTAATAAACTCTAAATGAAAAAAATAATCACACTTTTATGTTTACTAGCCAATATCGGGATAGTAAGTAGTCAAAGTTCTATTATTAACAGCAAAAAATTTTCCATAAATAAAGACACTGTAAAGAAATCTACTAAAGTTGTAGAAAAAGTTGTTGAACCAGTTGCTATCGCCCCAGATACTGTAATTGTTGAAACTGGAAAATTTGTATTTTTTAAAAAAGATGCCCATGCTTCTTATTACCATGATAAATTTAATGGTAAAAAAACGGCTAGCGGAAAGCGATTTGATAACAAAAAGTTAACCGCAGCACATCGAAAATTTCCTTTTGGAACCAAACTCCGAATTACTAATGAAGCCAATGGTAAATCTGTAATAGTAGAGGTGATTGATAGAGGTCCTTTTGCAAGAGGAAGAGAAATCGATTTAAGTAAAAAAGCTTTTATGGACATTACTTCTAATAAAAATAGTGGAGCAGTAATTGTGAAAATCGAAGAATTACAAAAATAATTATTTTTAGTGCAGAGCTTGGTTAAAAGTAATTAGCTCACTCTGCACTAATTATTTTTAACTCAAATCACCAATTTTTATAAGGATTGTTATTTAGATAAGAATTGTAATATCTTTTATCGTTCGTTACTTCTTCACCAAGCCAAATCGGTTTTTCAAAGAATTCTGTTTCAGATTGTAATTCAATTTCAGCCATAGTCAGGCCTTCATTTTCACCATAAAATTCATCAATTTCTACAATGTGATTCCCCGATTTTACTTCAAATCGGATTTTGTCAATCACACCAGCTTCACATAAAAGCAATAGTTTTTCGGCCTCATCAACTGAGATTTCTTTTTCCCATTCAAAACGAGATAAACCAGAATTATTCGAAATTCCTTTTATAGTCAAAAATCCTTTGTCTCCTTTTATTCGTACTCGAACTGTTCTTTCAGGAACGGAACTTAAATAGCCTTGTTTTATTCTATTTTGAGCAAAAGCTTCGGCTTTGAATGCATCTGAAGTCACCAAAAATTTTCGTTCTATTTCAATCATTTTCCATTATTATTTTTATTAATCTAAGGAGCTTTATCCAGCTGTCCACTATATCTTTTTCTTTTTAAAGAAAAAAGAAAAAGGATGTCGTTTCCATCTGGGCTAGTAAGTCCATCAAAGATATTCATTTATTTTTTAACACTTTTGTCATCTCATTTCTTTAAAACGTTTCTAAATTTGTGACATGCTCGAACCAATTCCAAATAGAAAGATAATACACATCGACATGGATGCATTCTATGCTTCGGTAGAGCAAATGGACAATCCCGAATTGCGAGGGAAGCCTGTTGCAGTAGGTGGTGCAGAGAATCGAGGGGTGGTTTCGGCAGCAAGTTACGAGGCTAGAAAATTTGGAGTTCGCAGTGCTATAAGTGGTGTTTTGGCTAAAAAAAATTGTCCGGAACTTATCTTTGTAAAACCGCGCTTTGATCGGTACAAAGAAATCTCAAAAAAAATACACAAAATTTTTCGTGATTATACGGATTTGGTTGAGCCATTATCGCTGGACGAAGCCTATTTGGATGTAACCAAAAATAAAAAAGGAAATCCCAGCGCCACTTTATTGGCTGAAGAAATTAGATTACGAATATTTAATGAAGTAGGTTTAACAGCTTCAGCTGGAATTTCGGTTAATAAATTTGTTGCCAAAATTGCGAGTGATTATAATAAACCTAATGGTCAAAAAACGGTTAATCCAGATGAAGTAATTGCTTTCTTAGAACAATTACCGATTCAAAAATTTTATGGAGTAGGGAAAGTTACTGCTGAAAAAATGTTTCAACTTGGAATTTTTACAGGTTTGGATCTTAAAAGCAGACCAATAGAATTTCTCGAAAAACATTTTGGTAAATCCGGAAGTTTCTATTATAATGTAGTGAGAGGTGTACACAACAGTGAAGTAAAATCTAATCGAATAGCTAAATCGGTAGCTGCTGAATATACTTTTGATAGTAATCTATCTTCCGAAATATTCATGTTGGAAAAGCTTGAAAAAATTGCAGCTGAATTGGAACGACGTTTGAAAAAACATCAAATTTCAGGAAAAACAATCACTCTTAAAATTAAATATAGTGATTTTACTCAACAAACACGAAGTAAAACTATACCCTATTTCATTGCAGATAAATCATTGATTTTGGAAACTGTCAGGGAGTTATTGTATCAAGAAAGAATGAAAGATTCAGTACGATTGTTGGGGATTTCATTAAGCAATTTAAATACCGAAATGAAGAAAACAATAGTGGTGCAACTCAAATTTGATTTCTAATTTAGTGGCGAGTTTTCTTTTGCTTTTACTGTTGTTGCTCAATATAACTTATTTGCTCTTTTATTTCCTGTGGTATTTCTTCAAGAAGAACATCATTTATTTCTTCATAATGTCTACCATCTTCATAGCCTATGGAAACACATACGGATAGTGTTTGTCTCGCCAGTCCTTTGAAAGTTCCTTTAATCGGAGTGCAATCATGAAAATTTCTGCCTACAGCAAGTTTTACGTGATTGTCCATTGTCCATATATTATTGGTTGGATCTAGTCCAAGCCAGCCTTGTGTTGGAGTGTAAATTTCGACCCATGCATGAGTAGCACCTTCACCTCTTAGACCACTTTCGTTAGGACAGATATAGCCACTTACATATCTTGAAGGGATACCGATAGTTCTTAAAAGCTGAAGCAAGACATGTGCGAAATCCTGGCAAACTCCTTTTTTTAGATCTAAAATTTCGTCAATTGTAGTTTCTATATTAGTAATTCCTTTAGTGTAGGTAAAGTTGTTAAATATATATTGATTGCATAATTGGGCAATGGTTATGATCGACATGTTTTCTATGGCTATCGTTTCCAAAATGTTATGAATCTCTTGTTGCTTTATAATTGTTTCTGGGTAGCTAAGTCTTAGTAAGGTTATGTCTTTGCTTTTTTCTTCTTCAATATCTTTTACGGAGGTGTCGTCAATTGCGGGAATTTTGCGAGGATGGTTTACTCGAACTGTCATTCGAGATTCAATAATCATTTCTTGATGTGCTTCTAAATTGTTGAAATTAGCAAAACGATTACCATAATAGTCACGAAAATATTCTACTTCGGGATCATTAGTAATAAAAAGTTGATAGTCAAGAACTTCTTGATTGTCAAAATTATGTGGAAATAAACGAATTTCGTTTATGCTTTCTTTTATAGGCCAGCTGTATTGGTATTTTGTGATGTGTACGATTTTGAATATTGCCATATAGCTAGGTGTAAGAAAAAAATAATTTAGAAAAATCGATAGAAAATTGAGTTAACTGTTTTTTTGTTGTTTCTAAAACATCTTCTAATTGTTCGTTTGTTAGGTGTTGGTAATCTGTGTAGACTACATAACTTTTTAATCTCCCAAATTGATTGTATAGCGTCTTGGCTTCACTTATTTCGCTGTCTTTTACAAGGCAATCCAAATATTTATTGATTAAGTCTAAAGTAAAAATTACTGAATGTGCAAAATCATAGTTAAAAACAACATGTTCAACGACTTTTCTATTATGTTTAATGTTGCTATAGCTTTTAAGGTATAATTCATAACCTGATAAGGAAAGCAAGAGTCTTTTCCAGTACATTGTGTCTTCATTTCCGTCCAAATTGTAATTAATCGGGATGAAATAGGCTTGTGTCATGGATATGGTCTGTAAACATCGTTCGATTAGTTTTCCAATACTCGAAAAACTCCAGCCTAGTCCTCTTGGCATGGTAACATGGAAGATTCCATTATAAAGTAGTAGTTCTTTATTGAGTTTGTTTACAACTTTTAAGGCATCAGAAGTTTCCAGTTTTTGAGGAAGATCGTCGGAATTCATATAATGATAGAGCGAATTGATGTGTTCCCAAAGTTCTTTGGTAATTTTATCTTGAGATCCTCTGGCATTTTCACGTGCTTTTATGACTAAATTTTTGACTGAATTGTGATTTAAACTATCACAAATTATATACTTCAAAACAAAGTTGGTGTCATATTGAACTTCATTTATTTGTTCATGAGTCAAATCAGTATAGTAATTTAATAAAGGCTTGTAACCTTGGCAATCATCAGTTTCTTTGTCAAATGATAGAATGTAGCTTGTGTTAAGAGTAAGTAACATGCCATCTGTTCTTTCCATATATCTATTGAGCCAGAACATTCCGTCTGCAACTCGACTTAGCATGTTTGCTTTCATTAGAATCGATTTTTAAAATTGAGATATGTAGAATTTGTTTTTTGAAAATCGCATGAGTGTATTTTCTTCTGATTTGCTATTTTTAAATCAGAAGAAATTAAAGTATATACCAATTCTTTATTTGTAACCTGAGTCCAATTGAATTGGGGATAATAGCAAAAAATCCAAATCTTTGTCTTTAGCGTAGAGCAGGAACTATGTTTCTAGAAATGCCAAATGTTTCTGCTCCTAAAAATAATTGAACTCAGATTGTTTTAGCATTTGTATATAATTGGCTCCACTATAGTTTCGATGATCGATTCGATAATGGGAGCCTGAGCTTCAAAACGAATTGATTTTTCTTTGTTTGTCGAAGTGTTTGAAACGATTCTTGTCATAGTTGTTTTCATTTGAATTGATTTAAAAATTAATAAAATAGAATTTGATTTTTTTTACAAGTTGCATGATTTTGTTTTCTACTATAATGAGTTTTGGTGCTTCTAAATTGGGACCTTTTGCTGCTTTAATAGATTTTATTTTGCTTTTTTTTTTATTTGTTGGTTTGATTTCTATAATAGATCCATCGAAAGGGTCTGCCATGGGATCAAAAACTATGGTTTGTGATGTTGTAGGATTTGGTACTTCCTCTTTTATAATTTCTTCTTGGGTTATAGTTTTTGCGTCGTTTAAATGTTCTAAAACCATTTCGGGTAAAAAGGCAAACTTTGTACTATTGTTTTTTTCTGTGTTTATTTTATTCTTTTCCATTTTGATTCATTTTAAATATTTAAAATGAAATTACTTTATGATCCAAGTGTCTTTACTTCCTCCTCCTTGAGAAGAGTTTACGACCAATGAACCTTCGGTTAGTGCGACTCGAGTTAGTCCTCCAGGCACAATTTCTACTCCATTGGGTCCGCATAAAGCATAAGGTCTTAGATCAACATGGCGTAATTTCAATTGGCCATCGATTAAACAAGGGACTGTGCTGAGTTGAATTATAGGTTGTGCTATAAAATTTCTAGGGTTTGCGAGAATGGCTATTTTGCCATTCTCAAGTTCTTCTTGGGAAGCTTTATTTCCCATTATCATTCCGTATCCGCCGCTTCCATTGGTTTCTTTGATCACCATGTTTTCCATATTGGCAAATACTAATTCTCTTTCCTCTTTGTTTTCCATTTGGTATGTTGGAACATTTTTAAGTATGGGTTCTTCGTTGAGATAATATTTGATCATGTCAGGAACGTAGGCATAGACCGCTTTGTCATCGGCAACACCATTGCCAACTGCATTTACTAGAGCTACATTGCCGTGACGATAGGCGCTAATAAGACCAGGTACGCCCAGAGAGCTGTCCGGTTTAAAAACTAATGGATCAAGATAATCGTCGTCTAAACGGCGATAAATAACATCTACTTGCTGTAACCCGGAAGTAGTTTTCATGAACACTTTGTTATTGTTGACGACTAAATCCCTTCCTTCTACAAGTGGAATTCCCATTTGTCGGGCTAAAAAAGTATGTTCATAGTATGCCGAATTATAAACGCCAGGCGTAAGTAGAACCACGTTTGGCTTAGATACATTTCGCGGAGAAAGCGAAACCAATATGTTGTGAAATATATTTGGATAATTTCCAACCGTATTTACTTTATTGGTGGCAAGCATGTCGGGAAAAATACGTTTTGTAATTTCTCGGTTCTCCAGCATATAGCTCACACCACTTGGGCATCTTAGATTGTCTTCAAGGACATAGAATTCTCCTTTTGCTCCACGTATTAAATCAATCCCAGCAATATGCACATGAATGCTATGTGGTACTTTTATTCCTTGAACTTCTTGTATATAATGTGGACATGACGCTATTAATGAGGCGGGGATTATGCCGTCTTTTATAATGTGTTGTCCATTGTACACATCTTCCAAAAATAAATTAAGAGCTTTTAATCGTTGTTTGATTCCGGTTTCTACTTCACTCCATTCGGCTTTGGTTATTATTCGGGGAATGATGTCAAACGGAAAAATTCTTTCTATTCCTTGATTATTATCGCTATAAACAGTAAATGTTATGCCTTGGTTCATAAACAAATCTGATGCCTGCAATTGTTTGTCGTTTAGGCTTTCTGGATTCAGGTTTTGTAATGTATGAAGAACATGTGCGTAGGAATCTCTTACTCCTTCGTTAGAGAACATTTCATCCCAACCTTTTGGGTCTAATATTGGCATCAGTTTCATCATATTCCTCTAATATTAAATAATTAATAGTATCGTGTAATATGGCCTTTTTGGCGTGTGTTCGACACTAAATTATTAAATTATTATCACCGAAATCGACGTTGTTGTGATTATTTTTTAATTTATATGATTTTCTTTTTTAGCTAATCTTTTTTTATCAATTCTAATTTTTTTGTTTAGATTTTTTTTTGATTTCGTATTCGTTGGCTTTCAGTATTGATAACATTCTGGATGTCAATATAGAATGTTTTGTTTTGTGGATGTTTTATTCTGAGTTGATGAAATTGAGTTTTGTCTAAACAAAAGACCATCAGCAATGATGGTCTTTTGTTTCCTGTGTTAGGTTGTATATACTTAGGTATACGTTCTCTTGTTTGAGTTTTGAGCAAAAAAAAAAGACCATCATTTCTGATAGTCTTTTTTGCTCCCCCTCTTGGGCTCGAACCAAGGACCCTCTGATTAACAGTCAGATGCTCTAACCAACTGAGCTAAGGAGGAATCACCTTAAAGGTATGTATGTTTGCTAAAAAAAGTTTGCTCCCCCTCTTGGGCTCGAACCAAGGACCCTCTGATTAACAGTCAGATGCTCTAACCAACTGAGCTAAGGAGGAAGTTGTTGCTCTTTTTAGCGAGTGCAAATATAGGATTAAATTTAAATGTAGCAAACAAAAAAAGCAAAAATAACAATCTTTTTTATTTGCCTACAATCGCTTTATAAATATCATTTCCATTAGCAAAAAGTAACAGGCTGATAAGCAATACAAAACCAACCATTTGTGCGTTCTCTAAGAATTTGTCACTTGGTTTTTTTCCGCTCACAATTTCAAACAATAAAAACATTACGTGACCACCGTCAAGTGCTGGAATAGGCAATAAGTTCATTACGCCAAGCATTATTGATAAAATGGCTGTGATGCTCCAAAAAACTTCCCAGCTCCAAGAACTTGGAAAAATATTATAGATAGCTGCAAAACCACCCACTTGTTTGTAAGCTTTGGTCTCAGGATTGAAAATCATTTTTAATTGTTTTCCGTATCCTACCAATTGATCTTTCCCTTTTTGGATCCCGAAAGGAATAGATTCCATGAAACCGTATTTTTGATGTGTAATTTTATAATAGCCTAATTTTTCTAAAGAATCAAGGCCTAAACCACCAAGCTGAACTCCTAATTTGCCTTCATTATTTACTTTAACATTTATAGCCACTTGTTTTTGATCTCTCAAAATCATAGCTGAAACCGTTTTGTTCTTGTTGTTTTGTAAAATTACTTTGGCTTGGTCAAGATATTTTGTTGGCTGACCATTTAGTGATATAAGAATATCTTTTGCTTTTAAATCTTTGTTGGAAGAATCATCTGAGATCTTTCCTATAACAAATGGAATTCGAATAGTGGCTAATGGTTCTTTTTCAACTTTAGACAATTGATCAACAAAATCATGGGGCATTTTTATAGTCTGTTCAACACCATTTCTGTCAATCACAACTTCTTTGGCTAAAATTACTTTACCACTAATTTCTTTGTCAAAACGAATGATTTTTTCTCCATCAACAGCTACTATTTTGTCACCAGATTTGAATCCGGCATTTATCATGGCTTGGTTTTCTATCAAAAGACCATCTTTCATATCAGCGTTTGCAATATAAGAATCACCATAAACAAAGGCCATACCTATATATATAATGAAAGCAAGTATAAAGTTTACCGTTACACCACCCAACATAATAATTAAACGTTGCCAAGCTGGTTTAGAACGAAATTCCCAAGGTTGTGCAGGCAAAGCCATTTGTTCCTTGTCCATACTTTCGTCAATCATTCCAGATATTTTTACGTATCCACCAAGTGGCAACCATCCAATACCGTAAACAGTTTCACCAATTTGTTTTTTAAACAGTGAATATTTTACGTCAAAAAACAAATAAAATTTCTCGACTCTGGTTTTGAATAATTTAGCAGGAATGAAATGTCCTAATTCGTGAAGTATAATAAGTAATGATAAGCTCAATAAAAATTGAGAAAGCTTGATAACTATTTCCATTTTTTAATTTTCGGTTCTTTAATGACGGACAAAAGTACTATTTTCTATTTTATTAATTACGCAATATTAACGCGTATCGTTTTAAAACTTTGTTAATTAATACGATTTTCATTTTTAATTTGCAGTTTGTACAATAACTTTACTACCTATAAATCATGTTTTATTACTCTTTTACTTAAAACATTAATTTCGTTGTATTTATGTCTTCACAATTATTTTCTCCACTACAAATAAAAAGTATTACGTTTAAAAACAGAATTGCAATTTCTCCAATGTGTCAATATTCCGCTGAAGAAGGTTTTGCTAATAATTGGCATTTAGTACATCTTGGTAGTCGAGCTACAGGAGGTGCAGGTCTAATCATTCAGGAAGCGACAGCTGTTTCCCCAGAAGCCAGAATTTCTCCAGCCGATTTGGGTCTGTGGAGTGATGATCACATCAAAAAGCTGAAAAAAATTACCAAGTTTATCATCAGTCAAGGTTCAGTTGCAGGTATACAACTAGCACATGCTGGCCGAAAAGCTAGTGTTTCAGCACCTTGGTATGGCAACAAAAAATTAGCTCAAAATCACGGAGGTTGGGAAACAGTAGCTCCAAGCGCTATCGGATATCATGAAAACGAGCTAATCCCTACAGCATTAGATAAAGAAGGAATTCAAAAAGTGATAGACGATTTTAAATTAGCTACCCGCAGAGCAGTTCTTGCAGGATATCAAGTATTAGAAATTCATGGTGCGCATGGTTATTTATTGCACCAATTTTTGTCGCCTCTAACGAATTTAAGGAACGATGAATATGGAGGAAGTTTTGAAAACAGGATCCGATTTACACTTGAAGTTTTAAAAGCAGTACAATCGGAATGGCCAAAAGATTTCCCGTTATTAGTGAGAATTTCTGCTACTGATTGGGCAGAAGGTGGATGGAATGTTGAAGAATCAATTGAATTGTCAAAAATTTTAAAAGAAAAAGGAGTTGACTTAATAGATGTTTCTTCGGGTGGATTGGTATCACATCAACAAATTCCTTTAGGACCTAATTACCAAGTTCCTTTTGCAGAACAAATAAAAAAAGAAACCAATATATTGACAGGAGCTGTTGGCTTGATTACCACTTCTCAACAAGCCGAAGATATTGTAGCGAGTGGTAAAGCTGATATAGTTTTATTTGCTAGAGAATCGCTTAGAAATTCGAATTTAGGTTTTGATTTCGCACACGAATTGGGAGTTGATGTAGAATGGCCGAGACAATATGAACGAGCCAAAATAAAATAAAAATAACAATGCAAAAAATTAAAACAGCACTATTATCTTATGGAATGTCAGGAAAAGTTTTCCACGCTCCTTTCTTAGAATTTCATCAAGGATTTGAATTGGTTGGTTCTTGGGAAAGAAGTAAGCAATTAATTCAATTGGATTATCCAAACGTAAAAAGTTTTGCTACTCTGGAAGAAGTACTTCAAAGCGATGTTGATTTGGTAATTGTTAATACACCAGTTGGAACCCATTTTGAATATGCTAAGCTAGTTTTACTTGCCGGAAAAAATGCTGTTGTTGAAAAAGCTTTTACAACTACTGTTGGCGAAGCTCGAGAATTAGCAAACCTTGCTAAAGAAAAAGGATTAAAACTTTCAGTATTTCAAAATAGAAGATGGGACAGCGATCTTAAAACAGTACAACAAATAGTTTCCAGTAAAGTTCTAGGAGAATTGGTAGAAGCCGAAATTCATTTTGATCGTTATAATCCAATTTTGAGCCCAAAAACACATAAAGAGACGGCCAATTCTGGTGCTGGAATTCTAAAGGATTTAGGACCACATATAATTGATCAGGCATTGTATTTATTTGGATTTCCCAAAAGTGTTTTTGCTGATATTCGAATAACCAGAGAAAATTCTTTAGTGGACGATTGGTTTGATATTTTGTTGTTTTACACAGATTTTAGAGTGCGATTAAAAGCTAGTTTTTTTGTGAGAGAAGCTAATCCAGCGTATGTTATTCATGGAAAAAAAGGTTCGTTCTTGAAACCTCGAGGTGATGTTCAGGAAGATGAATTGAAATTGGGTAAAAAACCAAATTTAGATTCTTGGGGAACAGAGCCAAAAGAACTTGAGGGTTTTTTACACACCGAAATTGACGGCGAAATTATAAAGAAAAAAGTACCAACACTTCAAGGAAATTATTATTCTTTTTTTGAAGGTGTATATCAGTCAATTGCTAACGGCTTACCAGAGCCTGTGTCAGCCGAAGATGGAACTCATGTGATGCAGATTATTGAGGCATCCATTCAAAGTTCTGAAGATAAAAGAGGTATTGATTTATAAACAATAACGTTATAACTCAGGAAGCTTATAGTAATAATGACTTTAAATAAATTCATTTGTTATCTTTGCAAAACACTAAATAGCGATAATTTTGCAGTACTTCAATTTTATAGGTTGGTATAAAGCCAAAGGAAAATACAAGAAAAACTATCGAGATGCCAAAGCATCCTATTTGCTTAGGATTCGTTTAGCGGTTTCGATGTTTTATTTTGCTATGGGTTTGTGTTTTGCTACTTGGGCAAGCAGAATTCCAACTATAAAATCAGCACTCAATTTAAGTGACGGTCAATTGGGAACTATTCTTTTTGCTTTGCCTGTAGGACAGTTAACAATGATGTATTTTTCGGGTAAATTAGTTACTCGTTTTGGCAGTCATCGTATTTTGCCCTTTGCTATTTTGATGTATGCAGTAAGTTTAACGAATTTGGGTCTAGCCCAAAATGCTTGGCAATTAGCTCTTGGATTATATGCCTTTGGAATTTTTGGTAACCTTACTAATATAGCTGTAAATACTCAAGGCGTTTATACTGAAGGTCTTTTTAAAAGAACCATTATGTCTTCCTTTCATGGAATGTGGAGTTTAGCTGGATTTACTGGAGCATTAGTAGGTTTAGGAATGTTAGCATTACAACTCACTACATATATTCATTTCTTAATAGTTGCTTTTATTGCATTTTTGTTGATTGCCTTTAATTTCAAACTCTTAATTAAAGCCAAAGAGACAATTAAAGTACAGAAAAAAAAGGGACTCAGTAAGCCAGATCAAACTTTAGTCTTACTAGGTGTTATCGGTTTTTGTAGTATGGCCAGTGAAGGAATTATGTTTGATTGGAGTGGCGTTTTCTTTAAAGATATTGTAAAAGCTCCTGGGGCTTTAATAATTCTGGGCTACACTTCTTTTATGATTATGATGGCAAGTGGTCGCTTTTTTGGTGACAAATTAATCAATAGATATGGACGAAAAAAGGTAATGCAAATCAGTGGAGTTATGATTTCATCAGGTTTCTTTACTGCTGTTGCTTTTCCTTATATCATACCTTCAATGCTTGCTTTTATGGTTATAGGATTGGGAGTTTCTACCGTAGTTCCTACTTTGTATAGTATAGCAGGTAAACATCCAACAATACCTACTGGCGAAGCTTTGACGACTGTTTCAAGTGTTAGTTTTCTTGGATTTTTGATGGGGCCACCTGTTATTGGTCATATTGCCGAACTATCAAGTTTGCGTTTTTCTTTTGCCTTTATTGGGATTTTTGGTGTTCTCATCGCTTTTATGGTAGGTCGTATCAAAGTGATTAGCGAATAATCACAAAATATAAGTATTTACTTCTTTTTTTAAATAGTTTTTTTCTTATGTTTGCCTCCGATTTCAATGGAGAGTTGTTTCTATTGGATTGATATTTTAAACGCCACAGTTGATTTAGGACTTTACATTATTATTTTTCCAAACCTTTTTTATCCTTTTTTTTAAACGAATTTAATCTTTGGGTTAGTTGTGTTTTGTCACGGCTCATTCCATTTGTTTGTAAAATAGGTATGCGGAAATTTTTGTTAGGAATGCTTTTTTTATGGAATGTGACTTTTATTTTAGCCCAAAAACCAATAGGTGTTAAAGGGAAAGTTATTGATTCTAAAACACAAAAACCATTAGAGAATGTAGTGGTTTCAATTGAAAATACCCAGCTGATGCAACTTACTTCGGGCGATGGTGTTTTTGCTTTTTATTCAGTCACGTTGGGAAATCAATTACTGCTTTTACATAGTCAGGGTTTTAAGGATATATTGCTTTCTATTGTAATTACTAAAGACCAAATGCTTGATTTAGGAGCAATTCCAATGGAAGACAACCAAATGGTTGAACAACAAACAGGTTTAATCACACTTCTTGAAAGTGATTTGAGTGATGACAATAGCGGTTCCGAAAGTACTTCGGGACTTTTACAATCTTCCAGAGATGCTTTTCAGCAAGCAGCAGCTTTCAATTGGGGACAAGCTCGTTTTAGAATCCGGGGCTTGGATAGCCAGTATGCAACTACAACCATTAACGGCGTTACGATGAACAAACTCTTTGATGGCAGGCCACAATGGGGTGATTGGAGTGGGTTGAATAATGCAGTTCGGAATCAGGAATTTACAGTTGGTTCTTTTCCTTCGGATTATGTTTTTGGAGGGATTTTGGG
The Flavobacterium sp. 5 DNA segment above includes these coding regions:
- the rseP gene encoding RIP metalloprotease RseP; its protein translation is MEIVIKLSQFLLSLSLLIILHELGHFIPAKLFKTRVEKFYLFFDVKYSLFKKQIGETVYGIGWLPLGGYVKISGMIDESMDKEQMALPAQPWEFRSKPAWQRLIIMLGGVTVNFILAFIIYIGMAFVYGDSYIANADMKDGLLIENQAMINAGFKSGDKIVAVDGEKIIRFDKEISGKVILAKEVVIDRNGVEQTIKMPHDFVDQLSKVEKEPLATIRIPFVIGKISDDSSNKDLKAKDILISLNGQPTKYLDQAKVILQNNKNKTVSAMILRDQKQVAINVKVNNEGKLGVQLGGLGLDSLEKLGYYKITHQKYGFMESIPFGIQKGKDQLVGYGKQLKMIFNPETKAYKQVGGFAAIYNIFPSSWSWEVFWSITAILSIMLGVMNLLPIPALDGGHVMFLLFEIVSGKKPSDKFLENAQMVGFVLLISLLLFANGNDIYKAIVGK
- the dinB gene encoding DNA polymerase IV, encoding MLEPIPNRKIIHIDMDAFYASVEQMDNPELRGKPVAVGGAENRGVVSAASYEARKFGVRSAISGVLAKKNCPELIFVKPRFDRYKEISKKIHKIFRDYTDLVEPLSLDEAYLDVTKNKKGNPSATLLAEEIRLRIFNEVGLTASAGISVNKFVAKIASDYNKPNGQKTVNPDEVIAFLEQLPIQKFYGVGKVTAEKMFQLGIFTGLDLKSRPIEFLEKHFGKSGSFYYNVVRGVHNSEVKSNRIAKSVAAEYTFDSNLSSEIFMLEKLEKIAAELERRLKKHQISGKTITLKIKYSDFTQQTRSKTIPYFIADKSLILETVRELLYQERMKDSVRLLGISLSNLNTEMKKTIVVQLKFDF
- a CDS encoding septal ring lytic transglycosylase RlpA family protein, with protein sequence MKKIITLLCLLANIGIVSSQSSIINSKKFSINKDTVKKSTKVVEKVVEPVAIAPDTVIVETGKFVFFKKDAHASYYHDKFNGKKTASGKRFDNKKLTAAHRKFPFGTKLRITNEANGKSVIVEVIDRGPFARGREIDLSKKAFMDITSNKNSGAVIVKIEELQK
- a CDS encoding transglutaminase family protein, translating into MAIFKIVHITKYQYSWPIKESINEIRLFPHNFDNQEVLDYQLFITNDPEVEYFRDYYGNRFANFNNLEAHQEMIIESRMTVRVNHPRKIPAIDDTSVKDIEEEKSKDITLLRLSYPETIIKQQEIHNILETIAIENMSIITIAQLCNQYIFNNFTYTKGITNIETTIDEILDLKKGVCQDFAHVLLQLLRTIGIPSRYVSGYICPNESGLRGEGATHAWVEIYTPTQGWLGLDPTNNIWTMDNHVKLAVGRNFHDCTPIKGTFKGLARQTLSVCVSIGYEDGRHYEEINDVLLEEIPQEIKEQISYIEQQQ
- a CDS encoding circularly permuted type 2 ATP-grasp protein → MMKLMPILDPKGWDEMFSNEGVRDSYAHVLHTLQNLNPESLNDKQLQASDLFMNQGITFTVYSDNNQGIERIFPFDIIPRIITKAEWSEVETGIKQRLKALNLFLEDVYNGQHIIKDGIIPASLIASCPHYIQEVQGIKVPHSIHVHIAGIDLIRGAKGEFYVLEDNLRCPSGVSYMLENREITKRIFPDMLATNKVNTVGNYPNIFHNILVSLSPRNVSKPNVVLLTPGVYNSAYYEHTFLARQMGIPLVEGRDLVVNNNKVFMKTTSGLQQVDVIYRRLDDDYLDPLVFKPDSSLGVPGLISAYRHGNVALVNAVGNGVADDKAVYAYVPDMIKYYLNEEPILKNVPTYQMENKEERELVFANMENMVIKETNGSGGYGMIMGNKASQEELENGKIAILANPRNFIAQPIIQLSTVPCLIDGQLKLRHVDLRPYALCGPNGVEIVPGGLTRVALTEGSLVVNSSQGGGSKDTWIIK
- a CDS encoding CYTH domain-containing protein, producing MIEIERKFLVTSDAFKAEAFAQNRIKQGYLSSVPERTVRVRIKGDKGFLTIKGISNNSGLSRFEWEKEISVDEAEKLLLLCEAGVIDKIRFEVKSGNHIVEIDEFYGENEGLTMAEIELQSETEFFEKPIWLGEEVTNDKRYYNSYLNNNPYKNW
- a CDS encoding alpha-E domain-containing protein; its protein translation is MKANMLSRVADGMFWLNRYMERTDGMLLTLNTSYILSFDKETDDCQGYKPLLNYYTDLTHEQINEVQYDTNFVLKYIICDSLNHNSVKNLVIKARENARGSQDKITKELWEHINSLYHYMNSDDLPQKLETSDALKVVNKLNKELLLYNGIFHVTMPRGLGWSFSSIGKLIERCLQTISMTQAYFIPINYNLDGNEDTMYWKRLLLSLSGYELYLKSYSNIKHNRKVVEHVVFNYDFAHSVIFTLDLINKYLDCLVKDSEISEAKTLYNQFGRLKSYVVYTDYQHLTNEQLEDVLETTKKQLTQFSIDFSKLFFSYT